DNA sequence from the Melospiza melodia melodia isolate bMelMel2 chromosome 22, bMelMel2.pri, whole genome shotgun sequence genome:
GGTTTAGTGGTGGCACCCAATCAGGCACAAAGGGTTCCCCAGAGGGATGGAAAATGAGGACACAAGAGGCACGAGCAAATTGGAAAAAAGGCAAagaataaaatgcttttgttttagCTGCTTATGCATCTCATACCTTCATTCCCTGTGACTACATGCTACAGGCACCTAAAACACCTAAGGAGCACACCCGTGGAGTCCCCTGGTTTGGatgggaagggactttaaaggtcacctcccactgtcccaggctgctcccagcctgcccagcctggccttgggcactgccagggatccaggggcagccccagctgctctgggcaccctgtgccagggcctgcccaccctcacagggaacgactcccaattcccaatatctcATCGAGACCTGCCCGCTGGCAGTGGGAAGCtgctcccccttgtcctgtcattccatgtccttgtccccagtcctctccagctctcctggagccccttcaggcactggaaagggctctgaacTGAGGTCGCCccgaagccttctcttctccaggctgaacgccCCGAGCCCGTCTCCGGGAGGAGCCCCCTCGAGCAGAGACACCGCGAAGCGGAGaagagcccagggctgcccccgTGTGGCCCGGACTCCCCGCGGCCAGGAGGGCTCCAAGGGGAGCGAGGCCCGAGCCCGCCGCTCCCGGAGGGCCCCGCACTCACCGGCCCTCGCTGCGCGCCCGCACCGGAAGCCCCATCAGGCCCCGCCCCCGGACACGTGTGGCGAGCCCGGGCCCCACCCACTGCCACGGGAGCGGCCCCGCCCACGGGAGCGGCCCCGCCCACGGGAACGGCCCCGCCCCTGACacccccaacaccaccacccagcCTTGTACTTCCAACACCTCCACACCGACACCCTCGACCACCCAACAACACCCACCTCTGCACCCCCAATGCCCCCAACACACCATcacccatccctgcatccccgaCACCCCGACTCCGACAACAACCCCATCGCCACCCACGTCTGCCCCCCAATACCCTCACATCAATCTCTGTCACCACCCCACTGTCACACCCAGTTATGCCccctgccactgtcactgtcaccccctcAGCTCCTCAGTCACTCCCTTACCCCGTCCTCTGTCACTTCCCCAGCACCACTCCTCGCtgactttccactgtcccctgccATATCCCTGCTTCAGGCGACCCTGCTGGGAAAGAGCCCAGATCCCTGGGACACCCTCACACTCCCCCAGGACTACTCATCTACCCGCTGGGTTCCCTCATCCCTCCCCTGAGCCCACCTCATCCGCCTCCTAGGACCTCCTGGGTGCCCTTGTCCATCCCAGGGGCTTCCCATCCatcccctgggacccccccctCACGCATCCACTGCATTTGCTGGAGGGGGAAAAAGACGGACAGTGGTGCTCAACCTGACCCACCCACGGTCCCATCGGAGACAGCCATCTCCCGCTGCACTCCATAGGTGAGCAGCCCCTGGTCCCTTGGAAATGGCCCGGAGCGTGCACCTGGCAGAATTGTTTTAAAGTCACTTTTGGCCATTTTGGGTACCAGTGGGCCCTCGCCTACCTGCGCACAGAGTGTCATGGCCACCTCGCGTCCCGTGGCGCGGCTCGGGGGACAGGTGGAGGCCAGCGGTCGGGAAGGATGGGCGGCGGCAGGACGGAGACGGCCGGACGGCGATGGCAGGAAAAATGCCGTGAGGGGGAAACGCGCGGCGCAGTCCGCGCTGAGGTCACGGCGAGGTGCTTCTCGCAGAGGAACTTGTTCGGCAAAAGGTCACAGCAGCGAGATTTGTCACCCGGGATCCCCAGCCTGCCTGCCCCCCTAGCCCGGCTCCAGCGCGGGGGCTCCGGGGTTTTACCGCCCGCTGCGCCGGCGGGCCGGAGATGGGCGGGTTCTCACTGCGGGGAATTCACCCGGGGCCGGGGAAATCCTCGCCGTCAGAGCGGTGACACAGCGGCCACGGTGACTCTCCCGGGAGCCTGGCTGCGAAGACGGGGCCGGAGAGGAGCGGGTCGAAGTGAAGGGCTCGGCAGGGCCACGGGGGGCTCCGGGACACCGAGCCCTTGGCGAGAGGCCAGGTGCTGCTCAGGCACCGTCAGGGCGGGATGCTCCCCGTCAGGGAGCCGGGGACGGTGCATCCCTGCGTGTGTCGGCACCGGGAACGGCACGGGCACAGCTCCCGCTTCACCCATTGCActgcaacagcccttttcccagcacagccGGTCTGCGAACACCGGCATGGAAAACTTGGTGATGTCATCTATCGAAGAAAAATCCTGTCTGCATTTCCTGAAATGACCGTGACCTGGCAGCAGGACGTGCTGTTCCCAAAGGGACAGGAAACCCGCACCAAAGGCTTGCTCGGAACGCCCGCCGCGGGACGGGAccatggggctgctcccagtgctgctgttGCGACAGCCCGGCTCCAGCACACGGCCCGAGGAGAAAGCCTTGCACCCCGCCAATGTCCCACCTCCGGAGCTGCTGTCTCCTGTCCCCTGGGAGCCGGGGCCAGGCGCGCTGCGGTGACAGATGACAAATGCAAACCCCCGGGCCGTCCCAGCACCTGATTTCCGAGCAATGCCTGGATCATCACCGTGACCGGGCTCTGTCCACTCATCCTGCGCTTTGTCATGGAAAGACCCCACAAAAATCCACCTAGGGAGCGTTAACTTTGTGCCCTCTCGCTTCAGAAATGACgagagcaggagcagcttttCATGCCTTTACTGCGACTGCGTAAATTTCTGGGTGATTCTGATGCAGTTTAGGGATTTTCATCGAATCACAGAATatcccctgagctggaagggacccaccaggatcccccagcccagcccctgtccctgcccagcccccccagcagccccagcctgggcacccctggcagcgctgcccaaaggctcctggagctgcggcagcctcggggccgtgcccattccctgggcagcctgggcagtgccagcaccctctgggggcagagccttgccctgagctccagcctgagctgccctggcccagccccagccgtgccctggctcctgtctctgtcccagagcagagatcagagctgccccgcgggaggagctgcagccccagcgaggTCTGATCTCAGTATCGCCTTCTCTGGGCTGAACCAACTCCTCCCTTGGCCCCTCCGGACCGTCCCCATGCCCGTGTCCGTCCTGTGGACGCTCTGCCGGGCTCCCCGCAGCACGAAGCCCCCTACGgcacagcccggcccagccccgccgGTGCCCGCAGGCGCGCCCGGGGCCAACGGGCCGGGGCAAACCGACACGGCACCCGAACCGCCGCACTGCGCATGCTCGGCTCGGCTCAGCCGAGCGGGTCAACGGGTCTGACAGCGCCGCAGAACAAACCAATCCCTGCCGGGTGCCAGGTGACTGGCAGGGCCAACAGCCAATCTTAGTGCGTACAGGCACGTGCCGTCCGCCCCCAGGTTTGCGTGAGCACCTGCCAATCACGTAGCGAGGAAGCTGATTGGCAGGCAACTGCACCTATCAAACGGAGCTGCGTCACGCCTGGGTGCAGTTAAGCCAACAGTCCATGCAGGAACCTTGGCCCCGCCCGCTGCGCTCGCGCCTGTCTCCACCTATGAGCGCTTGCCTTTCCTGACGGGCGTGCACCTCGCCCTATCAGCGGGCGCCGCGCGGCCGCGCCCCTGGAGGCGGGCACGGGGCGGTGCccgcggcgggcgcggcccggGCGGGGTCGGAGCGATGGCGGAGAGCGACTGGGACACGGTCACGGTGCTGCGCAAGAAGGGCCCGAGCGCGGCCCAGGCCAAGTCCAAGCAGGTCGGCCGGGGGCGCGGTGGGGggccgggcgcggggccgggcaggCGGCGGGGCTGGGCTCGGCGTGGGCTCGGCCGCCGTGCTCACCGCGCACCTTCGCTCTTTCCGCAGGCGATCTTGGCGGCCCAGCGGCGCGGGGAGGACGTGGAAACTTCCAAGAAGTGTGGGTATCCCCGGGGGCCGGTCCGCTCGGGGGCGGCTGCCTGCGATGGGGAGAGGCGGCGGCACCGCCCGGCCGAGCCCGCGATGCCGAGCGGGGCCGGAACGCGCGGCCCCGGGAGCCGCCGGGGGGACGCTCCTGGAGCTGCCCCTTAGCTCTGGTTGCCAGGGCCGAGATCTGCCTGGTTCCCGCAGAGATCTTGGAAAAGCTTTTGTGATCACAAAACTTAAGCTTCCTGTTTTGGCAGCTTATTTCTTTTGCGAATTTGAATGGCTGCCGACCTTCCTATGGCGCTGCTCGTTAAAAATGCCTTGTTTCTGCTCTGATGTAAATTGCCGGGTTCTCTCACTGTAGGGAGGTTATTCTGATGGTTGGAGATAGAGAGATGATCCTTGAAGAAGGTTAATCAGCTTTTTTGGGACACTGAATGCCAGAGACTAATGTGAGAGAAAGGATTCAAACTAGAGCTTAAATAATATATTGAACATGAGAGAAAACAATGGTTTTGAAGCTGTCTTTTAGCAAAGATAAGTACAATTAGATTCTACTAATCAAAGATGTCAGAAAATTGCTTAAAAGCTACTAACTTGGGGTGCCTCATGCTGAGCAAGCACAATTCAAGTTCAAGTATTGACCTCTCTGTGCTGCAGCACAAATATGTGTCTGCAGTAAAGTTAGAGCATTAAATCCCCAATGAAAAACAAGACTTGCCCTGTCTATAGGAAAGTTTAGGTGTGAGGTAGGGAAAGGGAAGGGCTCTGCATGGCTAGGGGTGCACAGCACTATGAACAGAGCTAAGGTAATGTTCCCTGATGGGCAGGAGAATTGGGTGAGATCAATGGTGATGTTGGTATGTTGAAATCCTGACATCACCCTGGGATCCTGGGCAGCTGAGGCCTTGGAAAGAGTCCTTTGATTCTTTTTGGCACAGCTCTGAGCCTTATTTTGTTTGTCCTTGATTGTTTTTTCATTCTTGCTTCGAACGACAGGGGCAGCAGGCCAGAACAAACAACACTTCATTACAAAGAACACGGCCAAGCTTGATCGTGAAACAGAGGAGCTGCACCATGACAGAGTGTCCCTGGAGGTGGGCAAAGTGATCCAGCAGGGCCGACAGAGCAAGGGCCTCACACAGAAGGACTTGGCCACGGTGAGTGGAGACCTCCAGGTGAGGGTGGGCACCTTTCCTGTTCCCTCAtgggcagctgcagtgggagggtgTCATGGGCTGGGAGTTTGAGGAATGCAGTGTCGCTGGTGTCTGATGTCCTGGCAGCTTCAGTTGTCTGGGAGAAGTTTTGAGGTTTGTGCAGCCCTTGAGCCCCAGGCTGGAGGCAGAGCCTGTCTGTGGCTGCTGTGCTGGTGGGAGGCTGCTCCCTGCTTCCTCccagctgctcacaccagccctagAGGTTTGTACCATCTGGGCTGAGCAGTGTTAGCAACTCCCTGATGTCTGAAGGAGCAGCAATCCCTGGTAGTCCtattcctcctgagaaggagggAGGTCAGAGTCCCTTCAGGATGGGTGTCACCAGCACCGGGACACTTCAGGGAGGTGTGGAGtcagcctgggagcagcactttgTCATATGTCCTGGCATAATGAGAGGCTGTTCCTTATCTGTTTGAGTCTGGGGAGCTGCTGCCGAGCATTGCTGTGTTTGAGACTCATCCTCTCTTTTCAGAAAATCAATGAAAAACCACAAGTTATCGCTGACTACGAATCAGGACGAGCAATCCCCAATAACCAGGTCATGGGAAAGATCGAAAGAGCCATTGGTGAGTTAAGAGAGACTTCAGAAATAATGCCAGTGCTTGGAGGGGTGGTTTGGGGGAAAGTATTTACCTTTTTCCTGTGAGGAACGTTGCTGGCTGGAGTTTATTGTGGGTGTGGTGCCATTAAGACATGTTCTGATAAAACCTGGATCTGCTGACTGAACCAGAACTGGGAGCTCTTGATCTTTGTCTGCACCTTcatggctgtgccctggggaccATCCCTGTGTGCTTGCCCCCAAAACCTATGAGATGCTGAGACCCATGGAAGCCTGATTGCACTTGTGGAAGGGTTTTGTGTTGGTTTTACTCTCCTGGGCTGGTTCAGATCCCATCTGATTGGTTTTGTTTGACATTGGTCTGGTGGTCCTAGAAACTAAAGTAGGACTCTCCTGAACTCTGGTTCCCCTGCTCTCTTTCTGGATGTTCTCTTCCTTAAGGCTGAATTTGATGGAAATAAAAGTTATTGGGTGAATGATTGAGTGCTGATGGTGGTGGTCTCCTTTGTCTTATTCCAGGCCTCAAACTGCGTGGAAAGGACATTGGAAAACCTCTGGAAACTGGCCCCAAAGGAAAATGACAACAAAGCCTCGAAATCCGTTTGCTTAGACTGATCTGGTTCTCCTCAACCACTCTGCATATTGCCAAGCTGAACAAGAGGGTTTCAGACTTGCTTTGGGGGGAAAACTGCTGAATCTGTACCTGCTGTAAAAAGGCAACCTTAAAGAAGCAATTTCCTGATGTTTGTTTTTCCTTGCTCCTTTTCAGAGATTGAGGATCTAAAccccaagaaaaaacccaaaccctgcctCTGATTTGCCAGAAAACATGTACATTGTGGTGTTAGCAGCAGCTGATGTTAAGGCAATTAGGGTGGTCTGAAATGTGAGGATTTAATTGAAACAATTTTGGGGATGGGtgagatatattatatataaataatttgGGAGACTTGGGGCTTGATCAGAAATGATGACTCAGTCACTGTATCTCAATGAGTTTGGTTTGTTCTTTCCAGCCTGTTTTAAAGAGATCTATAATAAAGTTTGATACCCTTCAGTTGCCCAGGGGAGCTGCTGCATGTGACCAGCTGTTAGTAAATGttgtggctgggtgtgaccggagCCTCGTCACCTCTTCCTTCTGGGATTGTAATTAAAGGGGCACCTGGGGTGCCTGGGATGAGGGCCAGCACTGTCACAGCCTTCCTGGCTGTGTCACCTCTCCCTGCATGGGGATGGTGCAGCTTGGCCAGCAGCCTGGGCCTTCGGTCAGTGCTGTGGGCTCTGCACATCCAGGCAGCTGCAGAGACATCAGCTGAAGCCTGAGCCCTCCttgcccttccccagctctcagCTCTCTTGGGCCCTCATTTCTGCAATCAGGACAGGGCTGTGGGGATGGTGCTTGGCATGACTGAGGCAGCACCTaagggggcacagctgggtgaGAGGGAGACTGGCTCTGGTCACAATGTGGGAAAGCAGCACGTCCCTCCAGCTGtacctggggctgggggcagcaggatgCTCCTTGTTGTGCAGGGGCTGAACTGGGCTGTGTGTGGAGCTGGGTTGGGGGTTGACAGTGTTAAGGTGTGAAAGCTGGGGCTGAGGGAGGGGTCCTGGGCTCGGCTGCactgggggcagggtgggggtcCAGGCCCTGAGTCCAGCCTGCACCTCAGCCTGCACTGGGTTTGCCAGTGATGTTTATCAAGTGCATTCACAAGGTGTGTGGGCAGCAGGTGGGCACCTGTACACCAGAGTGGGAGCTGCCTGCTGCCCTCAGGGGTGCTGTGTGATgtccccctctgccccctgccctcgcaCCCACCACTCACCCTCCCCAAAACCAGCAGAAGCACTGAGCTTCTTCCCCCTGGGCTCTCTGTGCCCTGGGAGCTCTTGTGCTTTGTCCTGGGCATGGGGAGTGGCTCACACCCTCTGCAGCACCCACTGTTCTTCCCAGCTCTGGGGGCCAGGACCCCACACTTCACCCTCCCTTGCATGGCCAGAACCCTGTTTGGATGAGGACAGCCCCTGTGAGAACTCCCACTCGTGCCCCCTGCCAAAGCACAGGCACGCTGCTGTGTCTTGGAAGCAAAACTTCATGTTACAAACAACACAAACGCTTTTCCTGAGCACTTGGAGGTGGCGATGGCCGCGGTGTGTCCCCGGGCGGGGCAGGCTCCCCTGGTGCCGGGGCAGAGAGCGGGCAGCTGATGGAGTGTGGGTTCTGTCGAGGG
Encoded proteins:
- the EDF1 gene encoding endothelial differentiation-related factor 1, whose amino-acid sequence is MAESDWDTVTVLRKKGPSAAQAKSKQAILAAQRRGEDVETSKKWAAGQNKQHFITKNTAKLDRETEELHHDRVSLEVGKVIQQGRQSKGLTQKDLATKINEKPQVIADYESGRAIPNNQVMGKIERAIGLKLRGKDIGKPLETGPKGK